Proteins encoded together in one Litorilinea aerophila window:
- a CDS encoding DUF3179 domain-containing protein, translating into MRWTAWSLTVIVLVALSLWSLGACVNPGEPGTTSPAASSGAGTAPEAADSGAVDNAPAPGEVAKAPQGIALLPPESPPARLNSSYWRTDFSRRTVPWEEIISGGPPKDGIPAIDEPTFESPESAREWLSDRDPVILFEHDGHARAYPLAILIWHEIVNDTVGDLPVAVTFCPLCNASIVFERTFDGQVLDFGTTGLLRNSDLIMYDRQTETWWQQFIGQGIVGRYAGEQLTFRASQVISFGDFTARYPNGEVLARPAMPRTYGANPYTQYDSTAGQPFLFRGELDTRLPATERVVGIQLGDVVMAYPFSTVAELGVINDRLGDVPVVVFHKPGTASALDTRQISEGKDVGSVGVFDRRVDGQELTFVRNADGTFSDQETGSTWNILGEAVAGPLAGQRLERILAFDHFWFAWYAFFPQTALYQGS; encoded by the coding sequence ATGCGTTGGACGGCCTGGTCCCTGACCGTAATCGTTCTGGTGGCCCTGAGTCTTTGGAGCCTGGGTGCCTGTGTCAACCCCGGCGAGCCTGGAACCACCTCTCCGGCGGCCTCGTCTGGCGCTGGCACAGCCCCTGAGGCCGCCGACTCCGGGGCTGTGGACAACGCACCCGCCCCGGGCGAGGTGGCCAAAGCGCCTCAGGGTATCGCGCTGTTGCCACCGGAAAGCCCTCCGGCCCGGTTGAACAGCTCCTACTGGCGTACGGATTTCTCCCGCCGCACCGTGCCATGGGAGGAGATCATCTCCGGCGGCCCTCCCAAGGACGGCATCCCAGCCATCGACGAGCCCACCTTCGAAAGCCCGGAGAGCGCCCGAGAGTGGCTCTCGGACCGGGACCCGGTGATCCTCTTCGAGCACGACGGCCATGCCCGGGCCTATCCCCTGGCCATCCTCATATGGCATGAGATCGTCAACGACACGGTGGGGGATCTGCCTGTGGCTGTCACCTTCTGCCCCCTGTGCAATGCCAGCATCGTCTTCGAGCGTACCTTCGACGGCCAGGTGTTGGACTTCGGCACCACGGGCCTGCTGCGTAACAGCGACCTCATCATGTACGACCGGCAGACGGAGACCTGGTGGCAACAGTTCATCGGCCAGGGCATCGTGGGACGCTACGCGGGCGAGCAGTTGACCTTCCGGGCCAGCCAGGTGATCAGCTTCGGCGATTTCACGGCCCGCTACCCCAACGGCGAAGTCCTGGCCCGCCCGGCCATGCCCCGCACCTACGGCGCCAACCCCTATACCCAGTACGACAGCACCGCGGGCCAGCCCTTCCTCTTCCGAGGAGAGCTGGATACCCGCCTGCCGGCCACTGAGCGGGTGGTGGGCATTCAACTGGGCGACGTGGTGATGGCCTATCCCTTCTCCACGGTGGCCGAGTTGGGAGTCATCAACGACCGGCTGGGCGACGTGCCCGTGGTGGTCTTCCATAAGCCAGGCACGGCCAGCGCCCTGGACACCCGCCAGATCAGCGAAGGCAAGGATGTGGGTAGCGTGGGCGTCTTCGACCGCCGGGTGGACGGCCAGGAGCTCACCTTCGTGCGCAACGCCGATGGCACTTTCAGCGACCAGGAAACCGGCAGCACCTGGAACATCCTGGGCGAGGCGGTGGCAGGCCCCCTGGCCGGCCAGCGGCTGGAGCGCATCCTGGCCTTTGACCACTTCTGGTTTGCCTGGTACGCCTTCTTTCCCCAGACCGCACTCTACCAGGGTAGCTGA
- a CDS encoding HpcH/HpaI aldolase/citrate lyase family protein yields the protein MNTHPIWRVLLFIPGDSERKMAKGATLDVDAVILDLEDSVAPANKVSARELVRHSLVSGLFPTGRMARLVRVNTIHSARVAPPDELAVQARDIAATIQGRPDGYVLPKVESAQDVERFARLLLGHEQSLGMEIGRTKILALIETARGVVNVREIAAAAPGRLAGLIFGAEDLAADVGSDRTADGPELGYARGAVVLHAAAFGLQAIDTPYTDLTNLNGLHAEARAARRMGFTGKLAIHPAQISPIRQAFAPTDEEIAAAQRLLDAYHAHAAQGAGVFVHEGKMVDRPMIRAAERILADARAARKL from the coding sequence ATGAATACCCATCCCATCTGGCGTGTGTTGCTCTTTATCCCGGGCGACAGCGAGCGCAAAATGGCCAAAGGCGCCACCCTGGACGTGGACGCCGTGATCCTGGACCTGGAAGACAGCGTCGCACCGGCCAACAAGGTCAGCGCCCGGGAGCTGGTGCGCCACAGCCTGGTCTCCGGCCTCTTCCCCACCGGTCGGATGGCCCGGCTGGTCCGGGTGAATACGATCCACAGCGCGCGGGTGGCTCCCCCCGATGAGCTGGCTGTGCAGGCACGGGACATCGCCGCCACCATCCAGGGCCGGCCGGACGGATACGTGTTGCCCAAGGTGGAGTCTGCCCAGGATGTGGAACGCTTCGCCCGCCTGCTCCTGGGGCATGAGCAGTCCCTGGGCATGGAGATAGGCCGCACCAAAATCCTGGCCCTGATCGAGACGGCCCGGGGCGTGGTCAACGTGCGGGAAATCGCCGCTGCGGCGCCGGGGCGGCTGGCCGGGCTCATCTTCGGCGCGGAAGATCTGGCCGCAGACGTGGGCAGCGACCGCACGGCCGACGGGCCAGAGCTGGGCTACGCGCGGGGAGCCGTCGTCCTCCATGCCGCAGCCTTTGGGCTTCAGGCCATCGATACCCCCTACACCGACCTGACGAACCTGAACGGCCTGCATGCAGAGGCCCGGGCCGCCAGACGAATGGGCTTCACCGGCAAGCTGGCCATCCACCCTGCCCAGATCTCCCCCATCCGCCAGGCCTTCGCCCCCACCGACGAGGAGATCGCCGCCGCCCAACGGCTGCTGGACGCCTATCACGCCCATGCCGCCCAGGGCGCCGGCGTCTTCGTCCACGAAGGGAAGATGGTGGACCGGCCCATGATCCGGGCCGCGGAGCGGATCCTGGCCGACGCGCGGGCAGCCAGAAAGCTCTAG
- a CDS encoding acetyl-CoA carboxylase biotin carboxyl carrier protein subunit, which produces MSVSYQLGDQIYTVRLEPQGNGTWLAHVGSETFRVELLSRSAGELRFTVDGQPFEASTAREAGGNPGGRRRFVALLGRPEPGAAPAVHHYELTRLADPQGQALQDPAVARPAGAPGSGRGVVEAPMPGQVRQVVVQEGERVQAGQPLLVLEAMKMTTRLTAGISGRVARVWVQPGEAVERGQRLVEVEPASEPPGPA; this is translated from the coding sequence GTGAGCGTTTCCTATCAACTGGGCGATCAGATCTACACCGTCCGCCTGGAGCCCCAGGGGAATGGTACCTGGCTGGCCCACGTAGGCTCGGAGACCTTCCGGGTGGAGCTCCTCTCCCGCTCTGCCGGGGAACTCCGCTTCACCGTGGACGGCCAACCCTTCGAAGCCTCGACCGCCCGGGAAGCCGGGGGCAATCCGGGTGGGCGACGCCGCTTCGTGGCGCTGCTCGGTCGTCCAGAGCCGGGCGCGGCGCCGGCGGTCCACCACTACGAGCTGACCCGGCTGGCAGACCCCCAGGGCCAGGCCCTCCAAGATCCCGCGGTCGCCAGACCGGCCGGGGCGCCGGGGAGCGGCCGGGGGGTGGTGGAGGCGCCCATGCCGGGCCAGGTACGCCAGGTAGTGGTGCAAGAGGGGGAGCGGGTCCAGGCTGGTCAGCCGCTGCTGGTGCTGGAAGCCATGAAGATGACCACCCGCCTGACAGCGGGGATTTCGGGTCGAGTGGCCCGGGTGTGGGTGCAGCCGGGGGAAGCAGTGGAGCGAGGCCAGCGGCTGGTGGAAGTGGAACCCGCGTCTGAACCGCCCGGGCCGGCGTGA
- a CDS encoding acetyl-CoA carboxylase biotin carboxylase subunit: protein MFRKILIANRGEIAVRILRACQELAIPAVAVYSQADAQALHVRLAHEAVCIGPPAPTDSYLRGERLVEAALETGCDAIHPGYGFLAESASFAQMVQDAGLTFIGPPPQAIAQMGVKTQARALMQEAGVPVVPGYAGGTSDEDFARAAQRMGYPVMVKAAGGGGGIGLQVVEEPAALPEALATARQAAQQAFGDPTVFLEKYIAQGRHVEVQILADHHGNVIHLFERDCSVQRRHQKIVEEAPSPALDPPLREALGRAAVTAARAVGYVNAGTVEFLLDQDRRFYFLEMNTRLQVEHPVTELITGVDLVRAQIAIAAGQPLPVAQDQVRPRGHAMECRLYAEDPARGFLPVTGRIHRLVEPSGPGVRVDSGVAAGDEVTAHYDPLLAKLIVWAEDRELARRRMLWALGRYTLLGLTTNLAFLRAVVAHPTFQAGAATTAFVSREMAGWQPGSHRLDVAALIAAALAEESSDADMDWVTDSGRQAMPDPWARPDGFRLGGGFWPPGATARGTTRGTAG, encoded by the coding sequence ATGTTCCGCAAAATCCTGATCGCCAACCGGGGCGAGATTGCGGTGCGCATCCTGCGGGCCTGCCAGGAGCTGGCCATCCCCGCGGTGGCGGTCTATTCCCAGGCGGATGCCCAGGCCCTCCACGTACGGCTGGCCCACGAAGCCGTCTGCATTGGGCCGCCCGCCCCGACGGACTCCTACCTGCGGGGAGAGCGGCTGGTGGAAGCAGCCCTGGAGACCGGCTGCGATGCCATCCACCCGGGCTACGGATTCCTGGCCGAATCCGCCTCCTTCGCCCAGATGGTCCAGGATGCGGGGCTGACCTTCATCGGGCCGCCGCCCCAGGCCATCGCGCAGATGGGCGTCAAAACCCAGGCCCGCGCCCTGATGCAGGAGGCGGGCGTGCCCGTGGTCCCCGGCTACGCCGGGGGGACATCCGATGAGGATTTCGCCCGGGCTGCGCAACGGATGGGCTACCCGGTCATGGTCAAGGCCGCGGGGGGCGGCGGCGGCATCGGCCTCCAGGTGGTGGAGGAGCCGGCCGCGCTGCCCGAAGCCCTGGCCACCGCCCGCCAGGCCGCGCAACAGGCCTTCGGCGACCCCACCGTGTTCCTGGAAAAATACATCGCCCAGGGCCGCCACGTGGAAGTCCAGATCCTGGCCGACCATCACGGCAACGTGATCCACCTCTTTGAACGAGACTGTTCCGTTCAGCGCCGGCACCAGAAAATCGTGGAGGAGGCCCCTTCCCCGGCCCTGGATCCGCCCCTGCGGGAAGCCCTGGGCCGGGCGGCGGTGACGGCGGCCCGGGCTGTGGGCTACGTGAACGCGGGCACGGTGGAGTTCCTGCTGGATCAGGATCGGCGGTTCTACTTCCTGGAGATGAACACCCGACTCCAGGTGGAGCACCCGGTCACCGAGCTGATCACCGGCGTGGACCTGGTGCGCGCCCAGATCGCCATCGCCGCGGGCCAGCCCCTCCCCGTGGCCCAGGACCAGGTGCGCCCCCGGGGCCATGCCATGGAGTGTCGGCTGTATGCGGAAGATCCGGCCCGGGGCTTCCTCCCGGTGACGGGGCGAATTCATCGACTGGTGGAGCCATCGGGGCCCGGCGTGCGGGTGGACTCGGGGGTGGCTGCCGGCGACGAGGTAACTGCCCACTACGATCCCCTGCTGGCCAAGCTGATCGTCTGGGCGGAAGACCGGGAGCTAGCCCGACGTCGCATGCTCTGGGCCCTGGGCCGGTACACCCTCCTGGGCCTGACCACCAACCTGGCGTTCCTGCGCGCGGTGGTGGCCCACCCCACCTTTCAGGCCGGCGCAGCCACCACCGCGTTTGTGAGCCGGGAGATGGCGGGATGGCAGCCCGGCAGCCACAGGCTGGACGTGGCGGCCCTGATCGCGGCGGCCCTGGCCGAGGAAAGCAGCGACGCCGACATGGACTGGGTCACCGATTCTGGGCGCCAGGCGATGCCAGATCCGTGGGCGCGGCCGGACGGCTTTCGCCTGGGCGGAGGCTTCTGGCCACCCGGAGCAACAGCGAGAGGAACAACGAGAGGAACAGCAGGGTGA
- a CDS encoding carboxyl transferase domain-containing protein — protein sequence MEPIPSRVDPHDPQFQANARHHRALLEELHTRLEQIRTGGGPEPAATQWQRARQRHQEQGKLLVRDRIDRLLDAHSPFLEIAPLAGWALYEDYVPAGGLVAGIGRIAGRPCMIIANDATVKGGTYYPITVKKHLRAQQIALENRLPCIYLVDSGGAFLPMQDEVFPDQDDFGRIFYNQAIMSAAGIPQIAAVMGSCTAGGAYIPAMSDEAIIVDKTGSIFLGGPPLVKAATGEEVSAEELGGAYVHTHISGVADHFARDDDHALQLVREIVSTLPKPPPTPLDLAAPEEPLYPPEEILGILPQTFRELYDVREIIARLVDGSRFREFKADYGQTLVTGFARIEGFLVGIVANNGILFSESALKGTHFIQLCAQRRVPLLFLQNITGFMVGREYEAGGIAKDGAKMVQAVANARVPKLTVIIGGSFGAGNYAMCGRAYGPRFLWTWPNSRISVMGGEQAANVLATIKQDQLARQGKPPMDDQELAAFKAPILEKYEREGNPYYATARLWDDGIISPLQTRRVLGLALAICTGVPVDESRYGVFRM from the coding sequence ATGGAACCCATCCCATCCCGCGTGGATCCCCACGATCCCCAATTTCAGGCCAATGCCCGCCATCACCGGGCCCTGTTGGAAGAGCTCCACACCCGGCTGGAGCAGATACGCACCGGTGGCGGCCCTGAACCGGCCGCGACCCAGTGGCAACGGGCCCGGCAGCGTCACCAGGAACAGGGCAAGCTGCTGGTGCGGGACCGCATCGACCGGCTGCTGGACGCCCATTCCCCCTTCCTGGAGATCGCGCCCCTGGCCGGCTGGGCGCTGTACGAGGACTATGTGCCGGCGGGCGGCCTGGTGGCGGGCATCGGACGCATTGCCGGCCGGCCTTGCATGATCATCGCCAACGATGCCACGGTCAAGGGCGGCACCTACTACCCCATCACCGTCAAAAAACATCTGCGCGCCCAACAGATCGCCCTGGAAAACCGGTTGCCCTGCATCTACCTGGTGGATTCAGGCGGCGCCTTTCTTCCCATGCAGGATGAGGTCTTCCCCGATCAGGACGACTTCGGCCGCATCTTCTACAACCAGGCCATCATGAGCGCTGCGGGCATCCCCCAGATCGCCGCCGTGATGGGAAGCTGCACCGCAGGCGGCGCCTACATCCCCGCCATGAGCGACGAAGCCATCATCGTGGACAAGACGGGGAGCATCTTCCTGGGGGGGCCGCCCCTGGTCAAGGCGGCCACCGGAGAGGAAGTTTCGGCCGAGGAGCTGGGCGGCGCCTACGTCCACACCCACATCTCCGGCGTGGCCGACCACTTCGCCCGAGACGACGACCACGCACTTCAACTGGTGCGGGAGATCGTGTCCACCCTGCCCAAGCCGCCCCCCACGCCCCTGGACCTGGCTGCCCCGGAAGAGCCCCTCTACCCACCGGAGGAGATCCTGGGCATTCTACCCCAGACCTTCCGGGAGCTCTATGACGTGCGGGAGATCATCGCCCGGCTGGTGGACGGCAGCCGCTTCCGGGAATTCAAGGCCGACTACGGCCAGACCCTGGTCACCGGCTTCGCCCGCATCGAGGGCTTCCTGGTGGGGATCGTGGCCAACAACGGCATCCTCTTCAGCGAGAGCGCCCTCAAGGGCACCCATTTCATCCAGCTCTGCGCCCAACGTCGGGTTCCCCTGCTCTTCCTGCAGAACATCACCGGCTTCATGGTAGGCCGGGAATACGAGGCGGGCGGCATTGCCAAAGACGGCGCCAAGATGGTCCAGGCGGTGGCCAATGCCCGGGTCCCCAAGCTGACAGTCATCATCGGCGGCAGCTTTGGCGCAGGGAACTATGCCATGTGCGGCCGGGCGTACGGGCCCCGCTTCCTCTGGACGTGGCCCAACAGCCGCATCAGCGTCATGGGCGGCGAGCAGGCCGCCAACGTGCTGGCCACCATCAAGCAAGATCAGTTGGCCCGGCAAGGGAAACCGCCCATGGACGACCAGGAACTGGCCGCCTTCAAGGCGCCCATCCTGGAAAAGTACGAACGGGAAGGCAACCCCTACTACGCCACCGCCCGGCTGTGGGACGACGGCATCATCAGCCCCCTCCAGACCCGACGGGTGCTGGGGCTGGCCCTGGCCATCTGCACAGGCGTCCCCGTGGACGAGAGCCGTTACGGCGTCTTCCGCATGTAG
- a CDS encoding acyl-CoA dehydrogenase family protein, with the protein MDFHLSDEQRMYQAAVRDFCQRELAPYAAEVDRTGELRWEAIRKMPTLGLTGMGVPEEYGGAGLDTVSAALAMEEVGRACGSTGLSLAAHNSLCCGPLVRWGTSAQKERFLPLLTSGNYLGALALTEPAGGSDLAGSVRTTARLEDEWWVINGQKAWITNARHAPVIIVLCRTETEATPSRPTHSFSMILVEPEREGVTLGKPEAKMGLHGSCSQMVTFDNVRVPADHLLGERGRGFHQAMATLDGGRILIGALSLGLAQAAYEAALAYARQRHAFGRPIAQFEAIQWMVADAAVELEAARLLVWKAAWLKDQGEDFTRLAAAAKLKASEVAEKVCFHAIQIHGAYGYSREYPVERLYRDQRLMSIGEGTSEILRLVIARHELGLRGGDPAP; encoded by the coding sequence ATGGATTTCCATCTCAGCGACGAACAGCGGATGTACCAGGCCGCGGTGCGGGATTTCTGCCAGCGGGAGCTGGCGCCCTACGCCGCGGAGGTGGATCGCACGGGCGAGCTGCGTTGGGAGGCGATTCGAAAGATGCCGACCCTGGGGCTGACGGGCATGGGCGTCCCCGAAGAGTATGGCGGCGCGGGGCTGGACACGGTCAGCGCGGCCCTGGCCATGGAAGAGGTGGGCCGGGCCTGCGGCTCCACTGGCCTTTCCCTGGCCGCCCACAACAGCCTCTGCTGTGGGCCCCTGGTACGGTGGGGCACCTCCGCCCAGAAGGAGCGCTTCCTGCCTCTACTGACCAGCGGCAACTACCTGGGTGCGCTGGCCCTGACGGAGCCGGCCGGTGGCTCGGACCTGGCCGGGAGCGTCCGTACCACAGCCCGCCTGGAGGATGAGTGGTGGGTGATCAACGGGCAGAAGGCCTGGATCACCAACGCCCGCCATGCCCCGGTCATCATCGTCCTCTGCCGCACAGAGACGGAAGCCACCCCCTCCCGGCCAACCCACAGCTTCAGCATGATCCTGGTGGAGCCAGAGCGGGAAGGCGTCACCCTGGGCAAGCCCGAAGCCAAGATGGGGCTCCACGGCTCCTGCAGCCAGATGGTCACCTTCGACAATGTGCGGGTGCCGGCGGATCACCTGCTGGGCGAGCGGGGTCGGGGCTTTCACCAGGCCATGGCCACCCTGGACGGCGGCCGCATCCTCATCGGGGCGCTAAGCCTGGGCCTGGCCCAGGCCGCGTACGAGGCAGCCCTGGCCTATGCCCGCCAGCGTCACGCCTTCGGCCGGCCCATCGCCCAGTTCGAGGCCATCCAGTGGATGGTGGCCGATGCCGCTGTGGAGCTGGAGGCGGCCCGGCTGCTGGTCTGGAAGGCGGCCTGGCTCAAGGATCAGGGGGAGGATTTCACCCGGCTGGCCGCAGCCGCCAAGCTCAAGGCCTCGGAGGTGGCGGAGAAGGTCTGCTTCCACGCCATCCAGATCCACGGCGCTTACGGCTACAGCCGGGAGTATCCGGTGGAGCGCCTCTACCGGGACCAGCGCCTGATGTCCATTGGCGAAGGCACCAGCGAAATCCTGCGGCTGGTCATCGCCCGGCATGAGCTAGGCCTGCGTGGGGGCGACCCTGCCCCGTAG
- a CDS encoding indolepyruvate ferredoxin oxidoreductase family protein encodes MLATPERILEPPDLPATLPPEKTRQEPISLSLDDRYLLEEGVVLLTGIQALVRLPLDQHRADRRRGLLTATLISGYRGSPLAGLDLTLQKVQHLLAQHHVVFLPAINEDLGATAVFGSQLANRLPNPKYDGVLGLWYGKAPGVDRSGDALKHANFTGVGRYGGVLAVAGDDPIAKSSTLPSHSEVALYDAQMPVLYPGSIQEILDLGRLGFELSRYSGCWVGFKLVTELADAFATVEVSPERIHVVDPGFHYRGRPWQATQNPTLLAPHSLYLEEELVEGRLEAARRFAAVNHINRITVPTADAWLGIVAAGKTYYDLREALQRLGLDDARLERYGIRLLKVGMLYPLEPDIVLRFARGLEEILVIEEKRAFVELFLREILYNRPDRPRIVGKRDETGAWLVPGHGELDADKIAALLAPRLRRRLPAEAIRLPVPDIPAPSVDPLPVQRTPYFCSGCPHNRSLQTPPGSLVGAGIGCHTMLLLMDQDNVTGITHMGAEGVQWVGAAPFSGVPHLFQNLGDGTLAHSGTLAIRQAVAANANITYKILYNSAVAMTGGQAVDGGLPIPDLTRLLEAEGVRRTIVVSADPGRFPRQARWAQNVEIWGRERLDEAQRILRETPGVTALIYDQECAANLRRKRNRGQAPDPPRRIFINEAVCEGCGDCGHKSNCLSVVPVETEFGRKTQIHQSSCNRDYSCLEGDCPSFITVELDPDHKSVVSPDPTLGRLLSGPMPPEPRRRVSLPCHIYMMGIGGTGVVTANQILGTAGLLDGCFVYGLDQTGLSQKGGPVVSSLKILAQPQEVAHKVGEGSADLYLVFDLLTGSTDAHLSRAWPERTFAVVSTSQVPTGAMVRSPDLAFPPAEQLSRRIEARTRPGEQLYLDATGLAEALFGSHMQANLLLVGAAYQAGLLPLRAASIEQAIRLNGVAVEKNLEAFRAGRRLVAAQAEMTGQPDSTNGRVPALHPAGAMAYPAARPPLSSEAQALIDQVGAEGELRRLLEIRVPELIAYQDLAYARHYVAFVRQVLDAERRTMGDQTRLSEAVARYLFKLMAYKDEYEVARLHLLPEVDAALARQFGGGQKLPARIRYQLHPPLLRALGLRHKIGVGRWFRPIFRLLVWLRRLRGTRLDIFGYTHVRRVERALIGEYRTAVEQALAHLQPETYDLAVRLAELPDLVRGYEAIKLRNVDRYRSELRRLLAELESAAARQAQTASGPAPKA; translated from the coding sequence ATGCTGGCAACTCCCGAACGTATCCTGGAGCCGCCGGACCTTCCGGCGACGCTCCCGCCTGAAAAGACCAGACAGGAGCCCATCTCCCTTTCCCTGGATGACAGATATCTCCTGGAAGAAGGCGTCGTCCTCCTCACCGGCATCCAGGCCCTGGTTCGGCTCCCTCTGGATCAGCATCGCGCCGATAGGCGACGTGGCCTCCTCACCGCCACCCTGATTTCCGGCTACCGGGGTTCTCCCCTGGCCGGCCTGGACCTGACCCTCCAGAAGGTCCAACATCTCCTGGCTCAACATCACGTGGTCTTCCTGCCCGCAATCAACGAGGACCTGGGCGCCACCGCGGTCTTTGGCAGCCAGCTGGCCAATCGACTGCCCAACCCCAAGTACGATGGCGTCCTGGGCCTCTGGTATGGGAAGGCCCCCGGCGTGGACCGAAGCGGCGACGCGCTCAAGCATGCCAATTTTACCGGCGTGGGCCGGTACGGCGGCGTACTGGCCGTGGCCGGCGACGACCCCATCGCCAAATCGTCCACCCTCCCCTCCCATTCGGAGGTCGCCCTCTACGATGCCCAGATGCCGGTCCTCTATCCGGGATCTATCCAGGAAATCCTGGACCTGGGCCGGCTGGGTTTCGAGCTGTCCCGCTACAGTGGCTGCTGGGTGGGCTTCAAACTGGTGACCGAGCTGGCCGATGCCTTCGCCACCGTGGAAGTGTCCCCTGAACGGATTCACGTGGTGGACCCAGGATTCCACTATCGAGGCCGGCCATGGCAGGCCACCCAGAACCCCACCCTCCTGGCCCCCCACAGCCTGTACCTGGAAGAGGAGCTGGTGGAAGGCCGGCTGGAGGCCGCCAGACGATTTGCCGCGGTCAACCACATCAACCGCATCACCGTACCCACCGCCGACGCCTGGCTGGGTATCGTCGCGGCGGGCAAAACCTACTACGACCTGCGGGAAGCCCTGCAACGCCTCGGCCTGGATGATGCCCGGCTGGAACGCTACGGCATCCGCCTGCTGAAGGTGGGCATGCTCTATCCCCTGGAACCGGACATCGTCCTCCGCTTTGCCCGGGGGCTGGAGGAGATCCTGGTCATCGAAGAAAAGCGGGCCTTTGTGGAGCTCTTCCTCCGGGAGATCCTGTACAACCGGCCTGACCGTCCCCGCATCGTGGGCAAACGGGACGAGACAGGTGCCTGGCTGGTCCCCGGCCACGGAGAGCTGGACGCGGACAAGATCGCCGCGTTGCTGGCCCCACGACTGCGCCGACGCCTGCCAGCGGAGGCCATCCGGCTCCCCGTCCCCGACATCCCGGCCCCCTCCGTGGATCCCCTCCCGGTCCAGCGAACGCCGTACTTCTGTTCCGGCTGCCCCCACAACCGCTCCCTGCAGACCCCGCCCGGCTCCCTGGTGGGTGCGGGCATCGGCTGCCACACCATGCTCCTGCTGATGGACCAGGACAACGTCACCGGCATCACCCACATGGGCGCGGAGGGGGTCCAGTGGGTGGGTGCGGCCCCCTTCAGCGGCGTGCCCCACCTCTTCCAGAACCTGGGTGACGGCACCCTGGCCCATTCGGGGACCCTGGCCATCCGTCAGGCGGTGGCAGCCAACGCCAACATCACCTACAAGATCCTCTACAATTCGGCCGTGGCCATGACCGGCGGCCAGGCTGTGGACGGCGGCCTGCCCATCCCGGATCTGACCCGGCTGCTGGAGGCCGAGGGCGTGCGACGTACCATCGTGGTCAGCGCCGATCCCGGACGCTTCCCCCGCCAGGCCCGCTGGGCCCAGAACGTGGAGATCTGGGGCCGGGAGCGGCTGGATGAGGCCCAACGGATCCTGCGGGAGACGCCGGGCGTCACGGCCCTCATCTACGACCAGGAGTGCGCGGCCAACCTGCGGCGCAAACGGAACCGGGGCCAGGCGCCTGATCCGCCCAGGCGCATTTTCATCAACGAAGCAGTCTGCGAAGGCTGCGGCGACTGTGGCCACAAGTCCAACTGCCTCAGCGTGGTGCCGGTGGAGACGGAATTCGGGCGCAAGACCCAGATCCACCAGTCCTCGTGCAATCGGGACTACAGCTGCCTGGAAGGCGATTGTCCCTCCTTCATCACCGTGGAGCTGGATCCGGACCACAAGTCCGTTGTGTCGCCGGACCCGACCCTGGGCAGGCTTCTGAGCGGTCCGATGCCGCCTGAACCCCGTCGCCGGGTTTCGCTCCCCTGCCACATCTACATGATGGGCATCGGCGGCACCGGCGTGGTCACGGCCAACCAGATCCTGGGCACGGCCGGACTGCTGGATGGCTGCTTCGTCTATGGCCTGGACCAGACCGGCCTCAGCCAGAAGGGCGGGCCGGTGGTCTCCAGCCTGAAAATCCTGGCGCAGCCCCAGGAGGTAGCCCACAAGGTCGGAGAAGGCAGTGCCGACCTCTACCTGGTCTTCGACCTGTTGACAGGGAGCACCGACGCCCACCTGAGCCGTGCCTGGCCGGAGCGCACCTTTGCCGTGGTCTCCACCAGCCAGGTACCCACCGGGGCCATGGTCCGCTCGCCGGATCTCGCCTTCCCGCCGGCAGAGCAGCTGTCCCGGCGCATCGAAGCCCGGACCCGGCCGGGCGAACAGCTCTATCTGGATGCCACCGGCCTGGCCGAGGCCCTGTTCGGCAGCCACATGCAGGCCAACCTGCTCCTGGTGGGCGCCGCCTATCAGGCCGGCCTGCTGCCCCTCCGCGCCGCATCCATCGAGCAGGCCATCCGCCTGAATGGCGTGGCCGTGGAGAAGAACCTGGAGGCCTTCCGGGCCGGGCGACGTCTGGTGGCCGCGCAGGCGGAAATGACCGGGCAGCCGGATTCCACAAATGGGCGGGTGCCGGCGCTCCATCCTGCCGGCGCAATGGCCTACCCCGCTGCCCGGCCCCCCCTCTCGTCCGAGGCCCAGGCCCTGATCGACCAGGTGGGCGCGGAAGGCGAGCTGCGCCGGCTCCTGGAAATCCGGGTACCGGAGCTGATCGCCTACCAGGACCTGGCCTACGCGCGTCACTATGTGGCGTTCGTCCGCCAGGTTCTGGACGCAGAGCGCCGGACGATGGGCGACCAGACGCGCCTGAGTGAAGCGGTGGCCCGGTATCTGTTCAAGCTCATGGCCTACAAGGACGAGTACGAGGTGGCCCGCCTCCACCTGCTCCCCGAAGTGGACGCCGCCCTGGCCCGCCAGTTTGGCGGTGGCCAGAAGCTGCCCGCCCGCATCCGCTACCAGCTTCATCCCCCGCTGCTGCGCGCCCTGGGCCTGCGGCACAAAATCGGAGTAGGGCGATGGTTCCGGCCGATCTTCCGCCTCTTGGTCTGGCTGCGACGGCTGCGGGGAACCCGGCTGGACATCTTCGGCTACACCCATGTCCGCCGGGTGGAGCGGGCCCTGATCGGCGAATATCGGACTGCGGTGGAGCAGGCCCTGGCCCACCTGCAGCCGGAGACCTACGACCTGGCCGTACGCCTGGCCGAGCTGCCCGATCTGGTGCGGGGGTACGAGGCGATCAAGTTGCGCAACGTGGACCGGTACCGGTCGGAGCTCCGCCGGCTGCTGGCCGAGCTGGAAAGCGCAGCCGCCAGGCAGGCGCAAACGGCTTCTGGCCCGGCCCCGAAAGCCTGA